The following proteins are encoded in a genomic region of Microcoleus sp. FACHB-68:
- the pdxA gene encoding 4-hydroxythreonine-4-phosphate dehydrogenase PdxA, producing the protein MNKNIRPRLAVTLGDPAGIGPEVVLKALADPEVIQGCEVTVVGSRSLLLETHTQLSRHPQLGETLADPQQLDILDVPVNGELGEIKTGIGNAASGAASFAYMKVAIERTLAGEFQGIVTGPISKTDWKAAGYDYPGQTELLAEAAGVKRFGMLFVARSPHTGWTLRTLLATTHIPLSQVSTALTPELLTLKLDLLVECLQQDFGLEKARIAIAGLNPHSGENGQLGSEEKDWLIPWLEAERKRRPNLILEGPVPPDTLWVKPGQAWFGNAKSNIQNAADAYLALYHDQGLIPVKLMAFDRAVNTTIGLPCIRTSPDHGTAFDIAGKGIADASSMKAALLFAAEVVQQRKIGF; encoded by the coding sequence ATGAATAAAAATATCCGTCCTCGTCTTGCTGTCACGTTGGGAGATCCTGCCGGCATTGGCCCAGAAGTGGTTTTGAAGGCTTTGGCAGATCCGGAAGTGATTCAAGGTTGCGAAGTGACGGTGGTTGGATCTCGGTCGCTTTTGCTGGAAACTCACACACAGCTAAGCCGGCACCCTCAACTGGGAGAAACTCTGGCAGATCCCCAACAGTTGGATATTTTAGATGTGCCGGTGAATGGGGAACTGGGTGAAATTAAAACCGGCATCGGCAATGCGGCAAGTGGTGCAGCAAGTTTTGCTTATATGAAAGTAGCGATTGAGCGAACCCTTGCAGGCGAGTTTCAAGGCATCGTCACCGGCCCGATTTCTAAGACCGACTGGAAAGCCGCAGGATATGATTATCCTGGGCAAACTGAATTGTTAGCTGAAGCTGCCGGTGTCAAGCGATTTGGGATGTTGTTTGTGGCACGTTCTCCCCACACCGGCTGGACGCTTCGCACTTTACTTGCGACCACACATATCCCTTTAAGTCAAGTTTCAACAGCGCTAACGCCAGAATTACTAACACTTAAACTTGATTTGCTGGTGGAATGTTTGCAGCAAGATTTTGGGTTAGAAAAGGCAAGAATTGCAATTGCCGGTTTAAACCCTCACAGTGGGGAAAATGGGCAATTAGGATCTGAGGAAAAAGATTGGTTAATTCCCTGGTTAGAAGCGGAACGCAAGCGCCGGCCTAATTTAATTCTAGAAGGGCCGGTGCCGCCGGATACGCTATGGGTAAAGCCGGGGCAAGCTTGGTTCGGAAATGCAAAGTCTAACATCCAAAATGCGGCTGATGCGTATTTAGCATTATATCATGATCAGGGGTTAATTCCTGTTAAATTAATGGCGTTTGATCGGGCGGTGAATACAACAATTGGTTTGCCCTGTATTCGCACCTCTCCGGATCATGGGACAGCGTTTGATATTGCCGGCAAAGGAATTGCGGATGCTTCAAGTATGAAAGCCGCTTTGCTGTTTGCTGCGGAGGTCGTACAGCAGCGGAAAATAGGCTTTTAG
- a CDS encoding adenosine deaminase, producing MALHAELHRHLGGSVVPRILWRYFQRHHAHLAEQFPEYPTFEEFYTKPRKTLDEYLELHTLVESVQTAETLPYFIYRLIRGAYIFEHLAYLELRYTPYLRTPEHLSQSERIDQMAKIVDIVGKASQLSDCPIVTSQILCMHSRLPYEVNRAIVDLAAQFPQYVCGIDLAGGDAQYAERLDEFIELYVYARARGLKTTGHLYETPSGCYPELLPYLMRIGHGIQIPLLHPELLPEIASRQQCLEVCPTTYLKTGTLQDMHQLKLVFDRCFDAGVDIAICTDNAGLHNVRLPFEFENLLTLDIIGFDELEACKEAAFRHAFAWPHGKPPASILTGVLKHEPVSAT from the coding sequence GTGGCTTTACACGCTGAGTTACACCGGCATCTGGGTGGTTCGGTTGTACCGCGTATTCTGTGGCGGTATTTCCAGCGCCATCACGCCCATCTGGCTGAGCAATTTCCTGAATACCCAACGTTTGAGGAGTTTTACACCAAGCCTCGCAAAACGCTTGATGAGTATTTAGAACTACACACACTGGTTGAAAGTGTCCAAACTGCCGAGACATTGCCTTACTTCATCTACCGGCTAATTCGGGGCGCTTATATTTTTGAACATTTAGCGTATTTGGAGTTGCGCTACACGCCCTATCTCCGAACGCCGGAACATTTGAGTCAGTCTGAACGAATTGACCAAATGGCTAAAATTGTGGACATTGTCGGCAAGGCAAGCCAACTGAGCGACTGTCCAATTGTAACCAGTCAAATTTTGTGTATGCACTCGCGTTTGCCTTATGAGGTGAACCGGGCAATTGTTGATTTAGCTGCCCAGTTTCCGCAGTATGTGTGCGGGATCGATTTAGCCGGCGGAGATGCTCAATATGCTGAGCGTTTAGATGAGTTTATCGAGTTATACGTTTATGCGCGAGCACGGGGTCTTAAAACCACGGGTCATCTCTATGAAACACCTTCTGGCTGTTATCCAGAATTGCTGCCTTATTTAATGCGAATCGGTCACGGCATTCAAATTCCCCTGTTGCATCCTGAGCTATTGCCAGAAATTGCCAGCCGGCAGCAGTGCTTGGAAGTTTGCCCCACCACGTATTTAAAAACCGGCACGCTTCAAGATATGCATCAGTTGAAACTGGTGTTTGATCGGTGTTTTGATGCCGGGGTTGATATCGCAATTTGCACGGATAACGCCGGTTTGCATAATGTCCGTTTGCCGTTTGAATTTGAGAATTTGCTGACCCTCGATATCATTGGTTTTGATGAATTAGAAGCGTGTAAGGAGGCCGCTTTTCGTCATGCTTTCGCTTGGCCCCACGGTAAACCGCCGGCATCCATTTTGACGGGTGTTTTGAAGCATGAGCCGGTGTCAGCAACGTGA
- a CDS encoding two pore domain potassium channel family protein, with protein MSATGVFVGLLILIFVMFDVLVTTLTTNGAGSISGRLSYGLWWIALRIHRRHSNHRLLTVTGWIILMGTPLVWICLAWIGWAILFCGGDTAVVNSESDLPASIWERIYFTGYTLSTLGVGDYQAQGAIWQLATALASANGFFLFTLAIAYLLPVIAAVVLKRQIALYISALGGTPDDLLNRAWNGKDFGQLSQHLIVLTPMLTGMVESYLAYPILNYVHTPEGSKSFVLSVVTLDEALTLLYYGVEKSCRPDKAALNPLRRASSAFLKTLKSAYVEPASENPTLPPLALLRDQGIPVVSDQEFLEATKHFILRRKLLLALVKHDGWNWDSVSSTATTNRASSLDDETAIEKPELN; from the coding sequence ATGTCGGCAACGGGGGTATTTGTAGGACTTTTAATTCTCATATTTGTGATGTTTGATGTCCTTGTGACTACCCTGACAACCAATGGCGCTGGTTCTATAAGTGGCAGATTATCCTATGGGTTGTGGTGGATCGCTTTGAGGATTCATCGCCGGCATTCTAACCACCGGCTGCTGACGGTAACCGGCTGGATCATTCTAATGGGAACTCCGTTAGTTTGGATTTGTTTAGCTTGGATAGGATGGGCTATATTATTTTGTGGCGGTGACACGGCGGTGGTTAACAGCGAAAGCGATTTGCCGGCTAGTATTTGGGAAAGAATTTATTTTACGGGTTACACCTTATCTACCCTAGGGGTTGGAGATTATCAAGCTCAAGGTGCGATATGGCAATTAGCAACCGCATTAGCGTCTGCGAATGGTTTTTTTCTGTTTACTTTAGCCATCGCCTATCTATTGCCGGTGATTGCAGCCGTTGTGCTAAAACGTCAAATTGCTCTTTATATTTCTGCTCTCGGTGGAACACCTGATGATCTTCTTAATAGAGCTTGGAACGGCAAAGATTTTGGACAATTAAGCCAGCACTTAATTGTACTGACCCCGATGCTCACCGGCATGGTAGAAAGCTATCTGGCTTACCCGATTCTTAATTACGTTCATACCCCTGAAGGATCTAAATCTTTTGTTTTGAGTGTGGTGACACTCGATGAGGCATTAACCCTACTTTACTATGGCGTTGAAAAGTCATGCCGGCCAGATAAAGCAGCGCTAAATCCCTTACGTCGGGCGAGTTCTGCCTTTTTAAAAACACTCAAATCTGCTTATGTTGAACCGGCATCAGAGAATCCAACCCTGCCTCCCCTCGCCCTGCTGAGAGATCAAGGCATTCCTGTGGTCAGTGATCAAGAGTTTTTAGAAGCAACGAAGCACTTTATCCTGCGTCGCAAGCTACTACTAGCATTGGTGAAACATGACGGATGGAATTGGGATAGCGTTAGCTCAACGGCAACCACCAATCGGGCGAGCAGCTTAGATGACGAAACGGCAATTGAAAAGCCTGAATTAAATTAA
- a CDS encoding NAD(+) kinase, with protein sequence MPKAGIIYNDIKPIACRAAADLKDKLNSCGWDVCMTTGIGGILGYSTPGKPICHTPIEQLAPPGFDDDMKFAIVLGGDGTVLSAFRQVAPWAIPLLAVNTGHMGFLTETYLNQLPQAIEKLLDGDYEIEDRTMLSVQLLREDVRLWEALCLNEMVLHREALTCMCHFEIEVGRHAPVDIAADGIIISTPTGSTAYALSAGGPVVTPGVPVLQLLPICPHSLASRALVFANTEPVTIYPANPNRLVMVVDGNAGCYVLPDDQVRVEKSNYGARFIRLQPPEFFHILREKLGWGLPHIAKPTSVELP encoded by the coding sequence GTGCCCAAAGCTGGCATTATTTACAACGATATTAAACCCATAGCTTGTCGCGCCGCAGCGGATCTCAAAGACAAGCTAAATAGCTGTGGGTGGGATGTTTGCATGACCACCGGCATCGGAGGAATTCTCGGCTATTCGACCCCCGGTAAGCCGATTTGCCACACCCCAATTGAGCAACTGGCACCACCCGGCTTCGACGATGACATGAAGTTTGCCATCGTGCTGGGGGGCGATGGCACGGTTCTCTCGGCATTTCGTCAAGTTGCGCCTTGGGCAATTCCCTTGCTAGCGGTGAACACCGGCCACATGGGGTTTTTAACCGAGACTTATTTAAACCAACTGCCCCAAGCGATTGAAAAGCTGCTGGATGGGGATTATGAAATTGAAGATCGCACCATGCTCTCGGTGCAGTTACTTCGAGAAGATGTGCGGCTGTGGGAAGCGCTATGCCTGAATGAAATGGTGCTGCACCGAGAAGCGCTAACCTGTATGTGTCACTTTGAAATAGAAGTGGGCCGGCACGCGCCGGTTGATATCGCTGCCGATGGGATTATTATCTCAACGCCAACCGGCTCAACCGCCTATGCCTTGTCAGCAGGTGGCCCAGTGGTGACGCCTGGGGTGCCGGTGTTGCAACTATTGCCGATCTGCCCTCACTCCCTGGCTTCTCGTGCCCTAGTATTTGCCAATACAGAGCCGGTGACGATTTATCCAGCCAATCCCAACCGGCTGGTGATGGTGGTCGATGGGAATGCCGGCTGCTACGTCTTGCCAGACGATCAGGTGCGGGTTGAGAAATCCAACTACGGCGCTCGATTTATCCGTCTACAACCCCCGGAATTTTTCCACATCCTGCGAGAAAAATTGGGCTGGGGTTTACCTCACATTGCCAAACCCACCTCAGTGGAACTACCCTGA
- a CDS encoding CheR family methyltransferase produces MAQLDIDPTFENLLQYLKHSRGIDFTGYKRSSLMRRVNKRIQTVEIESYTEYQDYLEVHPEEFVHLFNTLLINVTGFFRDRSAWDYIASDIVPKLIAGKESDENIRLWSAGCASGEEAYTLAIIMAEALGTEQFRDRVKIFATDIDEEALNQARLGAYCSKEVTGLPEEYLNKYFDLIDNRYVFRKDLRRAIIFGRNNLVQDAPISRIDLLTCRNALMYFNAETQAKILIRFHFALNNGGILFLGKAETLLTHNHSFAPVDLKRRIFTQVEKGNLRDRLLLLAQAETPDTSNFRSNQVRMRETAFDAGTSAQVVVDTSGSVMLANERARNLFGLKPKDIGRPLQDLEFSYRPVELRSRITQVYSERRSLILKDIEWSQPNSAMQYLEVQVTPLVDNAGVLLGASISFSDVSRTKQLQEELQQANQELEMAYEELQSTNEELETTNEELQSTVEELETTNEELQSTNEELETMNEELQSTNEELQTINDELRHRSDELNQVNGFLESILTSLRSAVVVLNRDLLIQIWNDKAEDLWGLRCEEVQGEHFLNLDIGLPVGQLRQPIRDCVNGEAQLSEIILDATNRRGRMMQCKVVCTPLLDLQRQVQGSILLMEESVREEPVQ; encoded by the coding sequence ATGGCTCAATTAGACATAGACCCAACATTTGAAAATTTACTACAGTATCTTAAACATAGTCGTGGAATAGATTTCACCGGCTACAAACGTTCAAGCTTGATGCGCCGAGTCAACAAACGGATACAGACAGTAGAAATAGAGAGTTATACCGAGTATCAAGACTACCTGGAAGTGCATCCAGAAGAATTTGTTCATTTATTTAATACCCTATTAATTAACGTTACGGGCTTCTTCCGAGATCGCTCAGCCTGGGATTATATAGCGAGCGACATCGTTCCCAAGCTCATTGCCGGCAAAGAATCGGATGAAAATATCCGGCTGTGGAGTGCCGGTTGCGCCTCTGGCGAAGAAGCGTATACTTTAGCGATTATCATGGCAGAAGCGCTTGGCACCGAGCAATTTCGCGACAGAGTTAAAATCTTCGCCACCGATATTGACGAAGAAGCGCTCAACCAAGCTCGACTGGGCGCTTATTGCAGCAAAGAAGTTACAGGACTTCCTGAAGAATATCTCAACAAATACTTCGATCTCATCGATAACCGTTATGTATTTCGTAAGGATCTGCGACGAGCAATTATTTTTGGCCGCAACAACTTAGTGCAAGATGCGCCAATCTCTCGGATTGATTTACTAACGTGTCGCAACGCCTTAATGTATTTCAACGCCGAAACTCAAGCAAAAATACTGATACGCTTTCACTTCGCCCTCAATAACGGTGGTATTTTATTTTTAGGGAAAGCCGAGACATTGCTCACCCACAACCACAGCTTTGCGCCAGTGGATTTAAAGCGGCGTATCTTCACCCAAGTAGAAAAAGGAAATTTGCGGGATCGCCTGTTACTTTTAGCCCAAGCAGAAACCCCAGATACGTCCAACTTTCGTTCAAATCAGGTGCGTATGCGTGAAACTGCTTTTGATGCCGGCACCTCAGCCCAAGTTGTGGTGGATACCAGTGGTTCAGTCATGCTAGCTAATGAACGAGCACGTAACCTTTTTGGCCTCAAGCCTAAAGATATAGGCCGGCCCTTACAAGATTTAGAATTTTCCTACCGGCCAGTCGAGTTACGCTCTCGGATCACGCAAGTCTATTCAGAGCGTCGCTCTCTCATCTTAAAAGACATTGAGTGGTCGCAGCCTAACAGTGCGATGCAGTATTTAGAAGTCCAAGTAACGCCACTGGTAGACAACGCTGGGGTTTTGCTGGGTGCAAGTATTAGCTTCAGCGATGTCAGCCGGACGAAACAGCTGCAAGAAGAACTGCAACAAGCCAACCAAGAGTTAGAAATGGCTTATGAAGAATTGCAGTCCACTAACGAAGAATTAGAAACGACGAACGAGGAATTGCAATCAACCGTTGAAGAGTTAGAAACGACGAACGAAGAGTTGCAGTCCACCAACGAAGAGTTGGAAACCATGAATGAGGAATTGCAATCCACCAATGAAGAACTGCAAACGATTAACGACGAACTGCGCCACCGCAGCGACGAACTCAACCAAGTGAATGGGTTTTTAGAATCTATCCTCACCAGCCTGCGGAGTGCGGTTGTGGTATTAAACCGAGACTTGCTGATTCAAATTTGGAATGACAAAGCTGAAGATTTATGGGGTTTGCGGTGTGAGGAAGTGCAAGGCGAGCATTTTCTCAATTTGGACATCGGGCTGCCGGTGGGCCAACTGAGGCAGCCAATTCGCGATTGTGTCAATGGAGAGGCACAATTGTCAGAAATAATACTGGATGCTACAAACAGGCGTGGCAGGATGATGCAGTGTAAAGTTGTTTGTACGCCCCTGCTTGATTTGCAAAGACAAGTTCAGGGTTCGATCTTGTTAATGGAGGAGAGCGTCCGGGAGGAGCCGGTGCAATAA
- a CDS encoding chemotaxis protein CheB, with product MPGHDIIVIGASAGGVDALSKLVRKLPSELPAAIFIVLHVSANSRSLMADILNRVGPLKAVPAKDGEVIEHGHIYVAPPNSHLLIKRGYMQLSQGPKENCHRPAVDPLFRTAARAYGRRVVGVILSGTLDDGTAGLMAVKSRGGVAIVQNPEEAMFSGMPKSAINHVSVDHILPIAEIAPRLVQLADELVQDEDAEPVSEEIKLESDIAELDLAAMEREIEIGTPANLGCPTCGGTLWEHNAGHLLRFRCRIGHAWSADSLIAQQSEAIEEALWTAFRALEESSALSRRLAKRAQERKQGLIAARFEDEALQMKGQAEVIRKVLVNKDKHGYIE from the coding sequence ATGCCCGGTCACGATATTATCGTCATTGGTGCCTCCGCCGGCGGAGTGGACGCCTTATCAAAACTGGTTCGCAAATTGCCTTCGGAATTGCCGGCAGCGATTTTTATTGTTCTTCATGTGTCAGCCAACAGTCGGAGTCTCATGGCAGACATCCTGAATCGTGTTGGCCCTTTAAAAGCAGTGCCGGCCAAAGACGGCGAAGTAATTGAACATGGACATATTTATGTAGCACCCCCAAACTCTCACCTGCTAATTAAGCGCGGCTATATGCAGTTATCCCAAGGGCCAAAAGAAAACTGTCACCGGCCCGCCGTTGATCCTTTGTTTCGCACGGCGGCGCGGGCCTACGGTCGGCGGGTGGTGGGGGTGATTTTATCGGGCACGCTTGATGATGGGACTGCCGGCCTGATGGCGGTGAAGAGTCGCGGCGGCGTAGCGATCGTGCAAAACCCTGAAGAGGCGATGTTTTCTGGAATGCCAAAGAGTGCGATCAACCATGTTAGCGTTGATCATATTCTGCCGATTGCGGAAATTGCGCCGCGATTGGTGCAACTTGCGGATGAGCTGGTGCAGGATGAAGACGCAGAGCCGGTGTCTGAGGAAATAAAATTGGAATCGGACATTGCGGAATTAGATTTGGCTGCAATGGAACGTGAGATAGAGATAGGAACGCCGGCCAATCTGGGTTGTCCGACCTGCGGCGGGACTTTATGGGAGCATAATGCCGGCCATCTACTGCGCTTTCGGTGCCGCATCGGCCACGCTTGGTCAGCAGACAGTTTGATAGCACAGCAGTCGGAAGCCATTGAAGAGGCGCTGTGGACAGCATTTAGAGCTTTAGAAGAAAGTTCGGCTTTGTCGCGCCGGCTGGCTAAACGGGCGCAAGAGCGCAAGCAAGGGCTAATCGCAGCACGTTTTGAAGATGAGGCGCTGCAGATGAAGGGGCAAGCTGAAGTGATCCGAAAGGTGCTTGTGAATAAGGACAAACACGGCTACATCGAGTGA
- a CDS encoding PAS domain-containing sensor histidine kinase, with protein sequence MNTDKKLLQQIENVSSRLTQMHECAQDLPAHKVELMAEVLEEVNVSLEELKVAREELSQQNELLSVTKEQLELERQRYKELFEFAPDAYLVTDENGTIREANYTAATLLGVSQRFLIGKPLSIFVPETQRRDFRLRINQLKIGELDRLREWELPMQPRKGDCFEAAITVSAVSNPEGMNLRWMLRDITRRKQVEAQLGQMHLENLRLQEITHIKSQFLSAISHELRTPMNAILGFSQLLLRHPHYSLEPKQVQMVERIHDNGHNLLGLINDILDLSRVDAGRMDLALEEVDVVDLVHKTTEELQSLVIEKHLFLQIHTDLQNPLIINNRSRLRQILVNLLANAIKFTETGGVRIEVREVEGDLNRLVIEVKDTGIGIPQEDIERIFEAFQQVDRSANRNYQSTGLGLAICKSLVDLMQGTIRVTSQVGEGSTFRIELPRRLSAQK encoded by the coding sequence GTGAACACAGACAAAAAATTACTCCAGCAAATAGAAAATGTCAGTTCGCGCTTGACACAAATGCACGAGTGTGCTCAAGACTTGCCGGCACATAAAGTAGAGCTGATGGCAGAAGTCCTCGAAGAGGTTAACGTTTCGCTAGAAGAACTCAAGGTTGCTAGAGAAGAGCTAAGCCAGCAAAATGAACTGCTAAGCGTTACTAAGGAGCAACTAGAACTAGAACGCCAAAGATATAAAGAACTGTTTGAGTTTGCGCCAGATGCCTACTTGGTAACCGATGAGAATGGGACGATCCGGGAAGCCAACTACACTGCCGCCACCCTTCTGGGTGTTTCTCAACGGTTTTTAATCGGCAAACCCCTCAGCATTTTTGTCCCGGAAACACAGCGTCGGGACTTTCGCTTGCGAATCAATCAGCTAAAAATCGGCGAATTGGACAGATTGCGGGAGTGGGAATTGCCAATGCAGCCGCGTAAAGGAGATTGCTTTGAGGCGGCCATCACAGTCAGTGCAGTCTCGAACCCGGAAGGAATGAACTTGCGCTGGATGCTGCGCGACATCACCAGACGCAAGCAAGTTGAGGCGCAACTCGGCCAAATGCATTTAGAAAATTTGCGACTGCAAGAGATAACGCATATTAAATCCCAGTTTTTATCAGCGATTTCTCACGAACTTCGCACTCCCATGAACGCGATCCTCGGCTTTTCTCAACTGCTGCTGCGCCATCCCCACTATTCTTTAGAACCCAAGCAAGTTCAGATGGTGGAACGCATTCATGATAATGGTCATAATTTATTGGGATTGATTAATGACATCCTCGACCTTTCAAGAGTCGATGCCGGTCGGATGGACTTGGCATTAGAAGAAGTGGATGTGGTGGATTTAGTTCATAAAACAACTGAAGAATTGCAATCTTTGGTTATTGAAAAACATTTATTTTTGCAGATTCATACTGATCTGCAAAATCCGCTCATAATTAACAACCGTTCTCGTCTGCGTCAGATTTTAGTGAATCTGCTTGCCAACGCGATTAAATTTACTGAAACCGGCGGAGTGCGGATAGAGGTGAGGGAAGTTGAAGGAGACTTAAACCGGCTCGTAATTGAGGTTAAAGATACCGGCATTGGAATTCCTCAAGAGGATATAGAACGCATATTTGAAGCATTTCAACAAGTAGATCGAAGCGCGAACCGCAACTATCAAAGCACAGGTTTGGGTTTAGCTATCTGCAAATCGCTTGTCGATTTAATGCAAGGAACGATTAGGGTTACCAGTCAAGTTGGAGAAGGTTCGACCTTTCGCATTGAACTGCCTCGGCGATTGAGCGCTCAAAAATAA
- a CDS encoding metalloregulator ArsR/SmtB family transcription factor, whose amino-acid sequence MSKPLYAQTEITSPPVADDLNCSAVHPVDLSSVRLLHRDILNPEKAQRMAEFFSLLGDANRLRIVSALAVQELCVCDLAAAVKMSESAVSHQLRMLRAMRLVGYRKQGRNVFYHLKDTHVLNLYREVAEHLDEPED is encoded by the coding sequence ATGTCCAAACCGCTTTACGCTCAAACTGAAATCACTTCGCCGCCGGTGGCAGACGACTTGAACTGCAGCGCAGTGCATCCTGTTGATCTCAGCAGTGTTCGTCTGTTGCATCGGGATATTCTTAATCCTGAAAAAGCCCAGCGGATGGCAGAATTCTTTAGTTTACTTGGCGATGCTAACCGCTTGCGGATTGTGTCTGCCTTAGCCGTGCAAGAGCTATGTGTCTGTGATCTGGCGGCTGCCGTTAAAATGAGTGAATCCGCTGTTTCTCACCAGTTGCGAATGCTACGGGCGATGCGTTTAGTCGGTTATCGCAAGCAGGGACGGAATGTTTTCTACCACCTTAAAGACACTCACGTACTCAACCTTTATCGGGAAGTGGCTGAACACTTGGATGAACCGGAAGACTAA
- a CDS encoding PetM family cytochrome b6-f complex subunit 7, translated as MSGEIFNAALLSFFPVFIGIAAGFLLLKIQGAEEE; from the coding sequence ATGAGCGGTGAAATTTTCAACGCGGCACTTCTTTCTTTTTTCCCAGTCTTTATAGGCATCGCTGCCGGCTTTCTCTTGCTGAAAATTCAAGGCGCGGAAGAAGAGTAA
- a CDS encoding SDR family oxidoreductase, which translates to MILLVVGATGTLGRQVARRALDEGYQIRCLVRNLKKAAFLKEWGAELVRGDLCDPESLPPALEGVTAVIDVATARPTDSLSVKEVDWDGKVALIQAAKAAGVERYIFFSILDAQKYPQVPLMEIKRCTELFLAESGLNYTILKPCGFMQGLIGQYAIPVLENQAVWITGETSPVAFMDTQDVAKFAVRAISVPEAENKAFPIVGTRAWSADEIIRLCERLSGQQAKVTRLPLAVLRGVRNVTRFFQWGWNVADRLAFAEVVANGKPLTAEMDEVYQVFGLDPQETTTLEAYLQDYYSRIMKKLKELDYEKGKLKKQNKRKVPF; encoded by the coding sequence ATGATTTTATTGGTTGTCGGTGCCACCGGCACTTTAGGGAGACAAGTCGCCCGCCGTGCCTTGGATGAGGGCTATCAAATACGCTGCTTAGTCCGTAACCTGAAAAAAGCTGCTTTTCTAAAAGAATGGGGCGCTGAACTGGTAAGGGGAGATTTATGTGATCCCGAAAGTTTGCCACCTGCCTTGGAAGGGGTAACGGCAGTGATCGATGTCGCAACCGCTCGACCGACAGATTCCCTGAGTGTGAAAGAAGTAGACTGGGATGGCAAAGTCGCGCTGATTCAAGCTGCTAAAGCTGCCGGTGTCGAACGTTATATATTCTTTTCAATTCTAGACGCCCAGAAATACCCGCAAGTCCCGCTGATGGAAATCAAGCGGTGTACGGAGCTATTCTTAGCGGAATCGGGCTTAAACTATACAATCCTCAAACCCTGTGGCTTCATGCAGGGGTTGATCGGTCAGTACGCCATCCCGGTTTTAGAAAATCAAGCGGTTTGGATAACAGGGGAAACCTCGCCTGTGGCATTTATGGATACGCAAGACGTGGCCAAATTTGCCGTCCGCGCCATCTCGGTTCCCGAAGCAGAAAACAAAGCCTTTCCAATTGTAGGGACACGGGCATGGAGTGCCGATGAAATTATTCGCCTGTGTGAACGCCTTTCAGGGCAGCAAGCCAAGGTGACGCGGCTGCCCTTAGCTGTGCTGCGAGGGGTTCGCAACGTGACTCGGTTCTTTCAGTGGGGATGGAATGTGGCTGATCGGCTGGCTTTTGCGGAAGTCGTAGCCAATGGCAAACCGTTAACCGCCGAAATGGATGAGGTTTATCAGGTGTTTGGGCTAGATCCCCAAGAGACAACAACCTTAGAAGCCTATTTGCAAGACTACTACAGCCGAATTATGAAGAAGTTGAAGGAATTAGATTACGAGAAAGGAAAACTTAAAAAGCAAAATAAACGAAAAGTCCCGTTTTAA